CATCAAAAACTGCTTTTGTTGTTATATATGTATTTACCATATATCCGCCGGTTGTATGTAATACTCCTTTTGGTTTCCCTGTTGTCCCTGATGTATAGAGTATGAATAATGGGTCTTCTGAATCCATTATTTCCGGTTCGCAATAGATACTACTATTTTTTATAAGATTTTCAAAATCAATTATATAACTTTCTTTTTCTTCCATCTCATCTTTATCTCTATCCCAAAGGATAACTTTTTCAACAAAATCTAAATCTCTAATAGCTTCTCTTACAACCGGATAAAGAGGTATTCTTTTTCCCCTTCTTTTTGTATAAGTAGCTGTTATAACTACTTTTGCTTTTGCATCTTGTATCCTTGTTCTTAAAGCACCTTCACTAAATCCGGCAAATACAACGCTATGGATTGCTCCTACTCTTGCACAGGCAAGCATAGAGATTATAGCTTCTATTGTATTTGGCATATATATAGATACTCTATCTCCTTTTTGAGCACCGAGGGATTTTAGCCCATTAGCCAATCTATTTACTTGTTCTAATAGTTCTCCGTAAGTTATCTTTTTTTCATTTCCTTCTTCATCTACATATATGTATGCTACTTTGTTTCTCTTTCCGTTTTTAACATGTCTATCAAGGCAGTTATAGGTGATATTTGTTTTTCCACCTACAAACCATTTTGCATAAGGATAATTCCATTCAAGAACTTTTTCCCATTTAGAAAACCATTCAAGCTGATTTGCTATTTCGCTCCAAAACTCATCCGGATTTTCTATGGATTTTTTATAAACAGATTCATAATCCGGAAAATTTGCTGTTTTTACTATCTCTTCCGGTGGGTAATACTTTTCTTCAATTCTTAAATGTAATTCATCCATTTTTTATCCCTCCTACAAAATTTTTATTCCCCTTAAATTTATAGATTTTTCATTTTTTTATCAAGTG
The DNA window shown above is from Venenivibrio stagnispumantis and carries:
- a CDS encoding AMP-binding protein, with the protein product MDELHLRIEEKYYPPEEIVKTANFPDYESVYKKSIENPDEFWSEIANQLEWFSKWEKVLEWNYPYAKWFVGGKTNITYNCLDRHVKNGKRNKVAYIYVDEEGNEKKITYGELLEQVNRLANGLKSLGAQKGDRVSIYMPNTIEAIISMLACARVGAIHSVVFAGFSEGALRTRIQDAKAKVVITATYTKRRGKRIPLYPVVREAIRDLDFVEKVILWDRDKDEMEEKESYIIDFENLIKNSSIYCEPEIMDSEDPLFILYTSGTTGKPKGVLHTTGGYMVNTYITTKAVFDVKEDTIYWCTADIGWITGHSYIVYGPLANGITSVIMEGVPVYPHPGIWWEYVEKYRVNVFYTAPTAIRMLMRFGEEIPAKYDLSTLRVLGSV